Proteins found in one Zea mays cultivar B73 chromosome 1, Zm-B73-REFERENCE-NAM-5.0, whole genome shotgun sequence genomic segment:
- the LOC103634688 gene encoding protein STRICTOSIDINE SYNTHASE-LIKE 10 — translation MGRMASLLLAVALALLLPTSFCAAEPIKTTPTLWSFHLPLPDGVIGAESLAFDRRGQGPYAGVSDGRVLKWGGSALGWTTFAHSANYRKIPLCTASVVPSEQTESMCGRPLGLQFFAMTGDLYIADAYMGLMKVGPNGGEAQVLATQAGDAPFHFVNGLDVDQATGDVYFTDSSAIYPRRFNTEIMMNADATGRLLKYDARTKRVTVLKADLPYPNGVAVSNDRTHVVVAHTVPCQAFRYWLKGPKAGQYELLADLPGYPDNVRRDARGGYWVALNQEKARLDATAPPAKHLVGVRLAVDGAAVEELTAAKGVTLSDVAEKDGQLWLGSIELDYVGLV, via the coding sequence ATGGGGCGCATGGCGTCGCTTCTACTCGCCGTCGCCCTCGCGCTGTTGCTCCCGACGTCGTTCTGCGCCGCCGAGCCAATCAAGACCACGCCCACGCTCTGGAGCTTTCACCTACCGCTTCCCGACGGCGTTATCGGCGCTGAGAGCCTCGCCTTCGACCGCCGCGGCCAGGGCCCCTACGCCGGCGTCTCCGATGGCCGCGTCCTCAAGTGGGGCGGCAGCGCCCTCGGCTGGACCACGTTCGCCCACAGCGCAAACTATCGGAAGATCCCTCTGTGCACAGCGTCCGTGGTGCCGTCGGAGCAGACGGAGAGCATGTGCGGCCGCCCCCTTGGGCTGCAGTTCTTTGCCATGACCGGTGATCTCTACATCGCCGACGCGTACATGGGGCTCATGAAGGTCGGGCCCAACGGCGGCGAGGCACAGGTGCTGGCGACCCAAGCGGGCGACGCGCCGTTCCACTTCGTCAACGGGCTCGACGTCGACCAGGCCACCGGCGACGTGTACTTCACCGACAGCAGCGCCATCTACCCGCGCAGGTTCAACACGGAGATCATGATGAACGCCGACGCGACGGGGCGGCTGCTCAAGTACGACGCGCGGACGAAGCGAGTCACCGTGCTCAAGGCCGACCTGCCGTACCCCAACGGCGTGGCGGTCAGCAACGACAGGACTCATGTTGTGGTGGCGCACACCGTTCCGTGCCAGGCGTTCAGATACTGGCTCAAAGGCCCCAAGGCCGGCCAGTACGAGCTCCTCGCCGACCTGCCTGGCTACCCTGATAACGTGAGGCGCGACGCCAGGGGCGGCTATTGGGTAGCGCTCAACCAGGAGAAAGCGCGCCTCGACGCCACGGCGCCTCCAGCAAAGCATCTAGTTGGTGTCCGGCTCGCCGTAGACGGTGCGGCGGTGGAGGAGCTGACGGCGGCGAAAGGCGTGACACTGAGCGACGTCGCCGAGAAGGACGGCCAGCTCTGGCTCGGATCTATAGAATTGGACTACGTGGGCTTAGTTTAG